From Alphaproteobacteria bacterium, the proteins below share one genomic window:
- a CDS encoding carboxymuconolactone decarboxylase family protein, with protein MPRIGPVTAENARPNVQRSLDGVAATLGFTPNLFRTFAHSPAVLEAYLGLGRSLKNTTLTAAHRESIALTVAGINGCDYCASAHTAAGQGAGLDNAELVANLAGASSDGELVEVVLVTAVNIFTNYFNHVAGTEVDFPYVASRPQAAAE; from the coding sequence ATGCCCCGTATCGGACCCGTTACCGCCGAGAATGCCCGACCGAATGTCCAGCGATCGCTCGACGGCGTCGCCGCGACCCTCGGCTTCACGCCCAATCTATTCCGCACATTCGCCCACTCGCCGGCGGTGCTCGAGGCCTATCTGGGCCTCGGCCGGTCGCTCAAGAACACCACCCTGACGGCGGCCCACCGCGAATCGATCGCGCTTACCGTCGCCGGCATCAACGGGTGCGATTATTGCGCCTCCGCTCATACCGCGGCGGGGCAGGGCGCCGGCCTCGACAACGCAGAACTCGTCGCCAATCTGGCCGGTGCCTCCAGCGACGGCGAACTGGTGGAGGTGGTGTTGGTTACCGCGGTCAACATCTTCACCAATTATTTCAACCATGTCGCCGGCACCGAAGTAGATTTCCCCTATGTCGCGAGCCGGCCTCAGGCGGCTGCGGAGTGA
- a CDS encoding TetR/AcrR family transcriptional regulator, producing MSLSKRDQLVAAATRLFCREGFHATGVDRILEEAGVAKMTLYNHFRSKDDLILEVLSARSAAFRDWAFAEVARRADAPRDRLLAFFDVLDEWFHHGDFRGCAFVNAAAEYGDPNSPPHRAAAEHKHAVGAYLRDLAAAAGAADPARLAEELMLLVEGAISLAHVAGRKSAARRAKAVARIVIDEALAKQAA from the coding sequence ATGTCGCTGTCCAAACGAGACCAGTTGGTCGCGGCCGCCACCCGGCTGTTCTGCCGCGAGGGGTTCCACGCCACCGGGGTCGATCGCATCCTCGAGGAGGCCGGGGTCGCCAAGATGACCCTCTACAATCATTTCCGCAGCAAGGACGACCTGATCCTCGAGGTTTTGTCCGCCCGCAGCGCGGCCTTTCGCGACTGGGCCTTCGCCGAAGTCGCGCGCCGGGCGGACGCGCCGCGGGACCGTTTGCTTGCCTTTTTCGATGTCCTCGATGAGTGGTTTCATCACGGCGATTTTCGCGGCTGCGCTTTTGTCAATGCGGCTGCCGAATACGGCGATCCGAATTCGCCGCCCCATCGTGCCGCCGCCGAGCACAAGCATGCCGTCGGCGCCTACCTCCGCGATCTCGCCGCCGCCGCCGGCGCCGCCGACCCGGCGCGGCTCGCCGAAGAGCTGATGCTGTTGGTCGAAGGCGCCATCAGCCTGGCCCATGTCGCCGGCCGCAAGAGCGCTGCCCGCCGCGCCAAGGCGGTGGCCCGTATCGTCATCGACGAGGCGCTGGCGAAGCAGGCCGCCTAG
- a CDS encoding pyridoxamine 5'-phosphate oxidase has translation MAREFISDIAFTAAVKAEQERHGSRAGYRKVAVRRDWPQTVSADLAAFIAARDSFYLATCNAEGQPYIQHRGGPKGFLRVVDDRTLAIADFSGNRQYITIGNLAENGQVFLFLMDYANQQRVKIWARGRVDDDPALLESLGDPDYGGRPERALVFAIEAWDVNCPQHITRRFTEPEIAGAVQKLQQRIADLETEIEALRAPKD, from the coding sequence ATGGCACGAGAATTCATCAGCGATATCGCGTTCACGGCCGCGGTCAAGGCGGAACAGGAGCGGCATGGCTCTCGCGCGGGCTACCGCAAGGTGGCCGTGCGTCGTGATTGGCCGCAGACGGTGAGCGCCGATCTCGCGGCCTTCATCGCCGCGCGCGACTCGTTCTATCTCGCGACCTGCAACGCCGAAGGCCAGCCTTACATCCAGCACCGCGGCGGGCCCAAGGGTTTCCTCCGCGTGGTCGACGACCGAACCCTGGCGATCGCCGATTTCAGCGGAAATCGCCAATACATCACCATCGGCAACCTGGCCGAGAACGGCCAGGTGTTCCTGTTCCTGATGGACTACGCCAACCAGCAGCGGGTCAAGATCTGGGCCCGCGGTCGGGTCGACGACGATCCCGCCCTGCTCGAAAGTCTCGGCGACCCCGATTACGGTGGCCGTCCCGAGCGCGCCCTGGTGTTCGCGATCGAAGCCTGGGATGTCAATTGCCCGCAGCACATCACCCGGCGCTTTACCGAGCCCGAGATCGCCGGCGCGGTGCAGAAGTTGCAGCAGCGCATCGCCGATCTGGAGACGGAAATCGAGGCGCTGCGGGCGCCGAAAGACTGA